A window of the Dioscorea cayenensis subsp. rotundata cultivar TDr96_F1 chromosome 14, TDr96_F1_v2_PseudoChromosome.rev07_lg8_w22 25.fasta, whole genome shotgun sequence genome harbors these coding sequences:
- the LOC120275926 gene encoding uncharacterized protein LOC120275926: MEPDVAEFISAMAAGNGARLMVEVCAVSAGSTTLALVSAAHQTGGRVVCIVPGQDELQASVMQLGREAMERVEMVVGDAGEMLAGVYRRADFVVVDCDVEKHERVFEVAERRAMEVSGGGLVVGYNAFHKEACSSDGGLRVDLLPIGHGLRVARVPPGLARRSQWVVRVDECTGEEHVFRVRSPRRKWIEA, from the coding sequence ATGGAGCCAGACGTGGCCGAGTTCATCTCAGCAATGGCAGCAGGAAATGGCGCACGTCTCATGGTGGAAGTGTGTGCCGTGTCAGCAGGGTCAACAACACTGGCGCTGGTATCAGCAGCACACCAAACCGGGGGCCGGGTCGTGTGCATAGTCCCAGGCCAAGACGAGCTCCAAGCATCGGTCATGCAACTGGGAAGAGAAGCAATGGAGCGAGTGGAGATGGTGGTTGGTGACGCAGGGGAGATGTTGGCAGGGGTGTATCGAAGGGCGGACTTTGTGGTTGTCGATTGTGATGTGGAAAAGCACGAGAGGGTGTTCGAGGTGGCCGAGAGAAGGGCGATGGAGGTGTCTGGTGGTGGACTCGTTGTCGGATACAATGCGTTTCATAAAGAGGCGTGCTCCAGCGATGGAGGGCTCAGGGTTGATTTGTTGCCTATCGGTCATGGGCTCAGGGTTGCGCGCGTGCCGCCCGGTTTGGCCAGGCGGAGCCAGTGGGTTGTTCGGGTCGATGAGTGCACGGGTGAAGAGCATGTGTTCAGAGTCCGATCACCCCGTAGGAAGTGGATCGAGGCTTAA
- the LOC120275275 gene encoding LOW QUALITY PROTEIN: probable long-chain-alcohol O-fatty-acyltransferase 5 (The sequence of the model RefSeq protein was modified relative to this genomic sequence to represent the inferred CDS: inserted 2 bases in 1 codon), whose protein sequence is MAGVPVPDGELQKLMKITLTIIACMSYARIISSKTSPGYLRLTLLLPILSSFLSSFSFSSVHLRGISAFFLSWLSIFKLLLLSFSLPPLHPSLPLPIFIATASLPVKLHSSSXSSISTTPLSLFSSIFKLLLFLLLLSLYPYKHLFPSYLLLALYCFHIYLALELVLSSARFLAGTLLGLDLEPQFNAPYFSTSLRDFWGHRWNLMVTSILRPSVYHPVRSRFGTAAGVLAVFFVSGVMHELMFYYLTLSSPTGEVTCFFILHGFCMVVEGLFARRWKWGGVHPAVAPPLVLGFVAVTGFWLFFPPILRTGTDEKTLEECAAMVAFLEKGGRALLDRIGLLFNRV, encoded by the exons ATGGCCGGCGTTCCGGTGCCGGACGGCGAGCTTCAGAAGCTAATGAAAATAACACTCACAATCATAGCATGCATGTCCTACGCCCGTATCATCTCCTCCAAAACCTCACCGGGATATCTCCGTCTCACTCTCCTTCTCCCAATCCTCTCCTCCTtcctctcctccttctccttctcctccgtCCACCTCCGTGGCATCTCCGCCTTCTTCCTCTCCTGGCTTTCTATCTTCAagctcctcctcctctccttcTCTCTCCCTCCTCTTCACCCTTCTCTCCCTCTCCCTATCTTCATCGCCACCGCCTCCCTCCCCGTCAAACTCCACTCCTCCTC CTCCTCCATCTCCACTACTCCTCTTTCCCTCTTCTCCTCCATCTTCAAGcttctccttttccttcttctcctctctctctATCCCTACAAACATCTCTTCCCTTCTTACCTTCTTCTCGCTCTCTACTGTTTCCACATCTACCTCGCTTTAGAGCTGGTCCTATCCTCCGCCCGCTTCCTCGCCGGAACTCTTCTCGGCCTCGACCTTGAACCCCAGTTCAACGCTCCTTATTTCTCCACCTCTCTCCGTGACTTCTGGGGTCACCGCTGGAATCTTATGGTCACTAGCATCCTCCGTCCTTCTGTTTACCATCCCGTTCGCTCTCGGTTTGGCACCGCCGCCGGTGTTCTCGCCGTCTTCTTCGTCTCCGGCGTCATGCACGAGCTCATGTTCTATTACTTGACTTTGTCTTCGCCTACCGGAGAAGTTacgtgtttttttattcttcatggGTTTTGCATGGTGGTTGAGGGTTTGTTTGCTCGCCGGTGGAAATGGGGTGGTGTTCATCCGGCGGTGGCGCCGCCGTTAGTGCTTGGCTTTGTGGCTGTCACTGGGTTTTGGCTCTTCTTCCCGCCGATACTGAGGACGGGAACGGATGAGAAGACGCTGGAGGAGTGCGCCGCCATGGTTGCGTTCTTGGAGAAGGGTGGTCGAGCTTTGCTGGATCGGATCGGGTTGTTGTTTAATCGGGTCTGA